From the Arthrobacter sp. PM3 genome, one window contains:
- a CDS encoding 5-oxoprolinase subunit PxpA: protein MDLNADLGDSFGTWTMGDDAAMFPLVTSASVACGLHAGDPVTMLDTCRAAYELDVRVGAHIGYPDLAGFGLRGLDMTFDDLFGAVLYQLGALDGVAHAVGASVDYVKMHGALYDRTVRDAEQSSAVIAAIQAYDPGLPVLGFPGSALLGIAKEAGHPVFSEAFADRAYLPDGTLVPRSQDGAVLHDAGEVARRAVRLATAGEVEAVDGTVLRVQPQSLCLRGDTPEAVATAAAVRAALADAGVELESFA, encoded by the coding sequence TTGGATCTGAACGCTGACCTGGGGGACTCCTTCGGGACCTGGACCATGGGCGACGACGCCGCCATGTTCCCGCTCGTCACAAGCGCCAGCGTGGCCTGCGGGCTGCACGCCGGCGACCCGGTGACCATGCTGGACACCTGCCGGGCCGCCTACGAACTCGACGTCCGGGTGGGGGCGCACATCGGTTATCCGGACCTGGCCGGGTTCGGCCTTCGCGGGCTGGACATGACCTTCGACGACCTTTTCGGCGCGGTGCTCTATCAGCTCGGCGCACTCGACGGCGTCGCCCACGCGGTCGGCGCCTCGGTGGACTACGTCAAGATGCACGGGGCGCTCTACGACCGCACCGTGCGCGACGCCGAACAGTCGTCCGCCGTGATCGCCGCCATCCAGGCCTACGATCCCGGTCTGCCCGTCCTCGGCTTCCCGGGCTCGGCCCTGCTGGGCATCGCCAAGGAGGCCGGCCACCCCGTGTTCTCAGAAGCCTTTGCCGACCGCGCGTACCTGCCGGACGGCACGCTCGTGCCGCGCTCGCAGGACGGTGCCGTGCTGCACGACGCCGGCGAGGTCGCCCGCCGGGCGGTGCGCCTGGCGACGGCGGGTGAAGTCGAGGCGGTCGACGGCACCGTGCTCCGGGTCCAGCCGCAGTCGCTGTGCCTGCGCGGGGACACCCCCGAAGCCGTTGCCACGGCCGCCGCGGTGCGCGCGGCCTTGGCGGACGCCGGCGTCGAACTGGAGAGTTTCGCCTGA